In one window of Caballeronia sp. TF1N1 DNA:
- the ftsB gene encoding cell division protein FtsB produces the protein MRLVTVVLVLLLALIQYPLWWGHGGWLRVHELQQQLAQQSDKNTNLKLRNERVQGEVQDLQSGTAAVEERARYEMGMVKDSEVFVQFVAPNSNAPVNSANVPGMNGSTRGQVSAAPLRVVPNPVSRSKQEMRDADKKMQKEKAAEAKKKQGAAN, from the coding sequence ATGCGGCTCGTAACTGTCGTTCTGGTCTTGTTACTGGCGCTGATCCAATACCCGTTGTGGTGGGGACACGGCGGCTGGCTTCGCGTGCATGAATTGCAGCAGCAGCTCGCGCAGCAAAGCGACAAGAACACGAATCTGAAGCTGCGCAACGAGCGCGTTCAGGGTGAAGTGCAGGATCTGCAAAGCGGCACCGCGGCTGTCGAAGAGCGCGCGCGCTATGAGATGGGCATGGTGAAGGACAGCGAGGTGTTCGTGCAATTCGTCGCGCCGAACTCCAACGCGCCTGTCAACTCGGCGAACGTGCCCGGCATGAACGGTTCGACGCGCGGGCAAGTCTCGGCGGCGCCGTTGCGCGTGGTGCCGAATCCGGTTTCGCGCTCGAAGCAGGAAATGCGCGACGCGGACAAGAAAATGCAGAAGGAAAAGGCCGCCGAAGCGAAGAAGAAGCAGGGCGCGGCTAACTGA
- the hslO gene encoding Hsp33 family molecular chaperone HslO, translated as MNDQLQKFMFNAAPVRGEIVSLRNTWQEVLARRSYPQAVRNVLGEMMAACALLSANLKFDGTLIMQIYGDGPVKMLVVQCNSNLSLRATAKLSDDANEQQLDGDMSLADLLNRNGQGRCVITLDPNDKRPGQQPYQGIVPLSGEHGPLTSMSEVLEHYMHHSEQLDTRIWLAANTDRAVGVLLQKLPGDGGIVPHPGEHDADTWQRVCHLGSTLSAEELLKEEPETVFRRLFWQENVQHFEPAPARFQCSCSREKVGGMLKMLGREEVDSVIKERGSVEVHCEFCNQRYEFDPVDVAQLFVAKELSQGVSPAPGQRH; from the coding sequence GTGAACGACCAGTTGCAAAAATTCATGTTCAATGCGGCGCCCGTGCGCGGCGAGATCGTCTCGCTGCGCAATACGTGGCAAGAAGTGCTCGCGCGCCGTTCGTATCCGCAAGCGGTGCGCAATGTGCTCGGCGAGATGATGGCCGCGTGCGCGCTTCTGTCGGCGAACCTCAAGTTCGACGGCACGCTCATCATGCAGATATATGGCGACGGCCCCGTGAAAATGCTGGTCGTGCAGTGCAATTCGAATCTGTCGCTGCGCGCCACGGCCAAGCTTTCCGATGACGCGAACGAACAGCAGCTCGACGGCGACATGTCGCTTGCCGATTTGCTCAACCGCAATGGCCAGGGGCGCTGCGTCATCACGCTCGACCCGAACGACAAGAGGCCGGGACAGCAGCCGTATCAGGGCATCGTGCCGTTGTCGGGCGAGCACGGGCCGCTTACGTCGATGTCGGAAGTGCTCGAACACTACATGCATCACTCCGAGCAGCTGGACACGCGCATCTGGCTCGCGGCCAACACCGACCGCGCCGTCGGCGTGCTGCTGCAGAAGCTCCCGGGCGATGGCGGGATCGTGCCGCATCCGGGCGAACACGACGCCGATACTTGGCAGCGCGTGTGTCATCTCGGCAGCACGCTTTCCGCCGAGGAATTGCTGAAGGAAGAACCCGAGACGGTGTTCCGGCGACTTTTCTGGCAAGAGAACGTGCAGCACTTCGAGCCTGCGCCCGCGCGCTTCCAGTGCAGCTGCTCGCGCGAAAAGGTCGGCGGCATGCTGAAGATGCTCGGCCGCGAAGAGGTGGACAGCGTCATCAAGGAGCGCGGCAGCGTCGAGGTTCACTGCGAGTTCTGCAATCAACGCTACGAGTTCGACCCGGTGGACGTTGCGCAACTTTTTGTCGCAAAAGAGCTCTCACAAGGGGTGAGCCCGGCGCCCGGTCAGCGGCACTGA